Part of the Bacillus andreraoultii genome is shown below.
AATCCTCTACCTACTAGCAGTTGTCAGTCGTGGTGGTATGGGAGGCGGCGATATTAAACTCTTTTTTGTCCAAGGACTCATTCTAGGTACAAAAGCAACCGTCATGACACTCTTCCTTTCATCGTTTATCGGTGCGCTGTTCGGACTAATCATTATCCTAATAAAAGGATATAAAAAACGAGTTCCCATACCATTTGGCCCGTTCATCAGCATCGGAGCCATCATCGCCTATTTCTATACCGATATAATAATACAGTGGTATATTGAGAGTTTTCTTATTTAACGGGGATTGCTAATTTGCAACCCCCTATTTTAATTCTAGTTGATAAATTGTGTCAGACGTTTTTCCACTTTTCACATAACCTGATTTCCTTAGTAAATATTTCAGCTCATCTGGTTTAGGTATATTTAAAAACTCACGAATTTTCTAGCGGAAATTTCTGCATCTTTAGATAATTTTTTTCATTGCAAAGCCAAATGGGGTGTTTTAAATAGAATTTCACTATGAATAAATTAAATACAACTATAAAAAATCCCATCATCTTCGGAAATAAAAACTATAACTTCGGAAATATAAGGAGCAACTTCGGAACTAATGCCTCAACTTCGGAAAAAAGGAGTGAACTTCGGAAAAAATCTCCCATATCGGTTAAAAAACCGTCACTTATAAAGGCCCCTCGCCACCTTTGTCGAAATTTAACGCACAAATGACGACAAAAGTCTTGGTATTTTTCAAAAACGATGTGATAGGATAGTAATAAATTCGTGTAAAGCAAAGGGAATTCTATGAATCTAGCAAGGGGGACGTACAATGGCTGGAGATCAAAAAATAAAAATTAAAATAAATGGTGAAGAAAAAGACTATAATGAAGAAATTGTTATTCATGACTGGAAAGCGAAAAGGGAAGTTGCGGCGACGACTGAAGAAAAGGCTGTTCCACTATTAAAAGATCGTTTGAAAAAGAAGCCGAATCCAGCTACTACTAAACTGAAAAAAAAGAAAGGGAATCCAGCGGTTGTGATTGCTATGATCTCGGCTATTGCTATAGGTGTGTTAATTGGAATCATTCTATTGCAAATGATGGTGAAGGAGCCCAATCAAAAAGGTCAAGGTGGACAACCTGCACCTGCTAGTGGTACGGCTAGTACAGGGGAAGAAGAAACCGTGTTACCGGCAGTAAGTTTATATATCCTTCAGCAAGGAGTCTATCAAAATAAATCTTCTGTTGAAGTCATTTTAGAAGATTATCAAAAGAAGAATCTTCCTGCGTCTTCTATTAATAATGGTGAAAATATACGAATATTTGTCGCTGTAACAGACACATTAGAAACAGGGAAAGAAATGAGAGGTACGGAATTTTATCAAAAAACATTTAAAGATACTTGGCCGACGAAATTAGATATGAACGAAAAAGTAATTCAACATTTAACGAAGGAAGAAAAGCAATTTCTCGAATCAGCTTACCCATTTTATGAAACATTAGTAAAAGAAAGTGCAAATGTATATTTACAAGGAAGTTCAAATTTGAATATGGAGGAACTCACGAAAAGGCAGAAAAAATTAAAGGAGTTCTCAAATCTACAAAAAGGTCCGATTAAAGAATTGCAACAGTCGTTAGTAGGTGCTTCGGAGGCAATGACAGTGTATTTACAAGAGGGGAGTAATAAAAACTGGCAAAACTTGCAAAAGTATTTATTAGAATTTGTTTCGAGATACTATTTACTCTAAGCACCAGTAAGTACGTAGAAAAATCACAGTCAAAATATTAAGCGTCATAAATATGTTTGAAAAATCAAAAAACCTCATATAAGTATCATAAGTATGTATGAAAAATCACAAACTACATATAAACGCCATAAGTACGAAAAAAACAACTGCATACAAGCACCATCAGTAAGTAGGAAAAATCACCATCAACATTCAAGCGCCAGTCGATGGTTAAAATATTGTGCTTGTTGAAAGATGCCAATCTATGATGGTAAATAAATGATTTTCGCAGGCAATTCTCCACTTGAAAATCAATTTTGTTACAGAAATCATATATAAATATGTCATTTTGTAAGCGAAAAGTAAATTTTATGTCGTTGAGTGTCGATTGTTCCTTTGATAGTATTAAAGATGTGTATCTCCCCTCGTACATTTGGATAGGAAGGTGAAATTATGGCACGCCTCATTTTAGCTTCATCATCACCGCGTAGGCGAGACATCCTCAAACAACTTGTAACATCATTCGAAATTATATCGAGTAATGTCGATGAATCAGTCGATAAGAATTTACCACCTGAGGAAATTGTCATGAATTTAGCAAAAAGAAAAGCAAGCTCAGTTGCGAATAATCAGCAAGATGCTTTTATTATTGGAGCGGATACGATTGTTGTTTTCAAAAATCAAATTTTAGGAAAACCAGCTGACTACGATGAAGCAAAGCAAATGTTGACTACATTATCAGGAAACACGCATTCTGTTTATACAGGAACTTGCATTATTAACGGAAACGATAAACGAGTATTTTACGAAAAAGCAGATGTCACATTTTGGGAACTAACTGAGGAAGAAATTGACCGCTATATTCGTACAGGGGAGCCGCTAGATAAAGCAGGGAGTTATGGCATTCAAGGATATGGGGCAACCTTAGTGAAATCGATTCATGGTGATTTCTACGCTGTAGTCGGTCTACCAATTGCAAAGCTTTATCACACGTTGAAGGAGATGAAATTTCCATTTAAAAAATTGTGAGGGAGATACACGACTCGACATTGACAATTAAAAAAGCAGCTTACATATAAACGATACGGTTCGACCTCATAAAACACTTTTTCACCAATCCTTCAACTTTTCAAAAAGTGCATTGTTTTAGCATAATAATGATTTACAGAAAGCAAAACTTTGTACGTGCAACCATAACTTCCCAAAGTGAACAAAGGTGAGGAGGAGAAGTGAGATTACGGAGCAATTGATGATAAAAGATTTCCCAAAAGAAGAACGACCACGGGAACGATTTATTAATCAAGGACCGAGTAGTCTTTCAAATCAAGAATTATTAGCAATTATTTTACGAACAGGTACGAGAAAAGAATCTGTCCTACAGCTATCTCAACGTATTTTAAGTGAATTTCAAGGGTTCCGAATGTTAATGGATGCCACTCTTGAAGAATTAACGAAAATTAAAGGTGTTGGGGAAGCAAAAGCGATTCAGCTACTCGCTGCATTCGAACTTGGTAAAAGGATAGCAAACTTAAAAAAAGAGGATCGGTATGTCATTCGTTCACCAGAAGATGGGGCCAACTATGTGATGGAAGAAATGCGTTTTCTCACACAAGAACATTTTGTTTGTTTATTTCTAAACACAAAAAATGAAGTGATACACAAACAAACGATTTTCATCGGTAGTTTGAACGCCTCAATTGTGCATCCAAGAGAACTGTTTAAAGAAGCATTTCGACGTTCAGCCGCATCAATGATTTGTTTGCATAATCACCCTTCAGGAAATCCGACACCGAGCCGTGAAGATATAGAAGTGACGAAAAGACTTGTCGAATGTGGTAAAATTTTAGGAGTAGAAGTTTTAGACCATATTATCATCGGTGACAAACGATATGTTAGTTTAAAAGAAAAAGGTTATTTATAATATGATTACCACTATTATTTTTTTTTACAATGATATATAATAATACGTATGATTTTTTTATTTTTAAAGAAAAAATAACGGCTATTTATGTTATAGTACGGATGTGGCTTTCGCTTTAAAAAGACGATTATAAATTTTTTTGTAATCAGTCAATAAAATGAAAACAATTGACAAACGATAAAAACGTGCTATATATGCAACATGATTTAACAAGAGAATGTATGAGAAAGGGAGATACAACCATGTTTGGATTTGGTTCAAAAGATTTAGGAATTGATTTAGGTACAGCCAACACACTTGTCTATATTCGAGGAAAAGGTGTGGTTCTACGTGAGCCATCAGTTGTTGCTTTTCAAACAGACACAAAACAAATTGTTGCGGTTGGGAATGATGCGAAAAACATGATCGGCCGTACACCAGGAAATGTTGTTGCACTTCGACCAATGAAAGATGGTGTTATTGCTGATTATGAAACAACGGCAAAAATGATGAAACACTTTATTAATCAAGCGATGAAAAGTAAAGGTGGCTTTGGTCGGAAACCTTATGTTATGGTTTGTGTGCCATCAGGAATTACTGCAGTTGAAGAACGTGCTATAATTGATGCGACACGTCAAGCGGGTGCACGAGATGCATATACAATTGAAGAGCCATTTGCGGCTGCAATTGGTGCGGACCTACCAGTTTGGGAACCTACAGGTAGTATGGTCGTCGATATCGGCGGAGGAACAACTGAGGTAGCAATTATTTCTTTAGGTGGGATTGTTACTAGTCAATCCATTCGAATCGCTGGTGATGAAATGGATGATTCTATTATTACGTATATCCGTAAACATTATAATTTAATGATTGGGGACCGTACTGCTGAAACAATTAAGATGGAAATTGGCTCTGCTGGATTGCCAGAAGGAATCGACAATATGGAAATTCGGGGTCGAGATCTTTTAACAGGACTTCCAAAAACAATTGAAGTAACTTCAGAAGAAATTGCAGAAGCGTTAAAAGATACAGTTTTTGCCATTGTCGAGGCTGTTAAAAATACGCTTGAAAAAACTCCACCAGAATTAGCTGCGGATATTATGGACCGTGGAATTGTCTTAACAGGTGGCGGTGCATTACTTAGAAACTTAGACCGAGTGATCTCGAACGAAACAAATATGCCAGTTTTAATTGCGGAAAACCCATTAGATTGTGTAGCTATCGGTACCGGCAAAGCATTAGAACATATCGACATATTTAAAAATAAAGCTAAAGTGTAATGTTGAAGAGGTGTAGATCATGCCACATTTTTTTACGAATAAAAAACTTATTATTTTACTAGGAGGAATTATTATCCTCGTGGCATTGATTGGTTTCTCTTTACGAGATCGTAATCTTTCTTGGCCGGAACAATTTGTTAAAGATACAGCAGGTTTTGCACAAATTATTTTTGCAAAGCCTGCTCATCTTGCCTCAGATTTTGTCGAAAATGTTCGGGATTTGCAACAAACTTATAAAGAAAATAAAGTACTAAAAGAAAGATTAGATGAATATGCCCAAATTAAAGTAAAAGCAGACCGTCTTGAAAAAGAAAACGAAGAATTAAAAGCAATTATTAAAAAGGATAAGGATTTAGCCACATTTAAGTCCTATCATGCATCCGTAATTGCTAGAAATCCAGACCGTTGGGATGAATCGTTAATTATTGATAAGGGCGAGGTCCAAGGAATTCAGAAAAATATGGCAGTTATTACTGCTGAAGGAATGATTGGGAAAGTTAAAAGTGTAGGAAAAATCACTTCAACTGTCCAATTATTATCAACGGTAGACCGAACAAATCGAATTCACGTCGCTATTCAATTACCAGGTGATCATGATGTTTACGGACTTATTGAAGGTTTTGACGTAAAGACGCAACGATTAATCGTACAACAAATTCCATCTGAGGAAAAAATTAAAAAAGGGATGGAAGTAACGACTTCGGGATTAGCAAACGTCTTTCCAAAAGGTTTGTATATCGGTAAAATTGAAAAGGTAGAGCCGGACCAATATGGCTTAACCCAAACAGCTTACATTAAACCAGCTGCAAACTTCTATAATATTGAAAATGTCATTGTTGTTGAAGGGGAAATGGCAGCAATGGGTGAAAAGGTGGAAGAGAAATGAAAAAACAGTGGTGGATTCCGATATTTGTCGTCACTTTTTTTTGTTTAGAAAGCCTATTTGCTAACTTTTTTCCTTCAAAGTTATTTTCGAATTACTGGATTATTGTTCCTCGTTTTCTTTTCTTATATTTAATTTTTATGACTGTCTACTATGATTCGAAAAAAGGGATCATTTACGGAGCAATCATAGGGTTAGTGATGGATATCGTTTTTACAGGAATATTAGGTATTTATTTATTATGGTACCCAGTTGTTATATATCTTGTTTCTAAACTAATGAAATTTTGGCATTCAAATCTTTTTATTATGGCGATTGTGAGTTTATTAGCAATTATTCTTACTGAATTTGGCATCTATGGAATATTTAGCTTATTACAGATCGCTACCATCCCTGTAAAATATTTTACGAATCATCGGTTAATCCCTACTTTAATACTAAATTTTATTTTTTATTTATTCTTCTCTTATTCCATGAAAAACTACTTTTTACAACTACGGAAACTAAAAGAAGAAGAGGGTATGTTCCAATCTTAACTACCCTTTAATACATAAAATTTGACTAAAAAACTAATAAATGTTGCTCTCCTAAACATTGATTCGCTTTGAACACGCTTTTTTCTTATAAAAATAAAGGGAATCGCCTGGCTTTTGTCGAATTTTTCTTTAATGAGGTGAATTCATTCATGATAAAGACACAAAATGTCACAATCAAAGGCACAAAAGACGGGCTTTTGCTGCGCCTTGATGATGCATGTTCATTTTCCGACCTATTGAAAGAAATTGAAGAGAAACTATTTCCTCATGCAAAATTAATTGATGATTCCCATGAGGTCTCTGTCCGTATTCATACAGGAAATCGGTTGCTCACTGAGGAACAGGAAAATATCATTCGAAAATTAATTAGTCCAGATAAAAATTTACTTATTGCATCTATTGAATCCAATGTTATATTAAAAGAAGAAGTACATCAGATTAAAAGTGAGATGGGGATTACGGTAGTCTCCAAAATTATTCGCTCTGGACAAATTTTAAATATAACAGGTGATTTATTACTTATCGGTGATGTGAATCCGGGTGCAAAAGTAATTGCGAGTGGTAATATCTTTATCATGGGGCAATTAAAAGGTATTGCACATGCAGGAGCGACTGGTAACGAAGACGCGGTCATTTGTGCTGCTGTGATGCGCCCAAGCCAGTTGCGAATTGCAGATTATTTTTGGCGTTCAGAGGATCAAGATTCGTATGGAAACCAATCGGAATGTGCTTATATTAACGAAGAAAATCAATTGATTATTGATAGAATCATTGTTTTAAGGAAGATACGACCGATTTTAAATCGTTTTGTGGAAGGAGGCTATTATCATGGGTGAGGCAATAGTAATTACATCTGGTAAAGGTGGAGTCGGAAAAACTACTTCTTCTGCTAATATTGGAACAGCTCTAGCATTACAAGGAAAAAAAGTTTGTTTAGTAGACACCGATATTGGATTACGAAATTTAGATGTTGTCATGGGGTTAGAAAATCGAATTATTTATGATTTAGTAGACGTTGCTTTAGGAAAATGTAAACTACATCAAGCACTTGTAAAAGATAAGCGTTTTGAAGAAAATTTGTATTTACTTCCTGCAGCCCAAAGTAGTGATAAAACTGCGGTTACACCTGAACAAATGAAAACTTTAGTAAACGACTTGAAAAATGAGTTTGATTATGTCATTATTGACTGCCCTGCAGGGATTGAGCAAGGGTTCCAAAACGCGGTCGCTGGTGCAGACCGGGCTATCGTCGTTACTACACCAGAAGTTTCTGCTGTTCGTGACGCTGACCGGATTATTGGATTGCTTGAAAAAGAACCAATTGAACCTCCACGATTAGTTATTAACAGAATTCGGACAAACATGGTAAAACGCGGGGATATGCTAGATGTTGACGAGGTAACAAATATTTTAGCTGTTGAGCTTATTGGAATCGTAGCTGATGATGAAGAAGTAATTAAAGCTTCAAACATCGGTGAACCAATTGCAATGAACCCAAATAGTAAAGCAAGCATTGCCTACCGCAATATTGCAAGACGAATACTAGGGGAATCGGTTCCTTTACAACAATTAGAAGATAATGAAAAAGGCATGTTCACTCGTTTAAAGAAATTTTTTGGTGCACGCGCATAATGATAGGATCATAGTTTCTTAACTAAATAATCTTAAGAAAAGGATGCTGACCCGTTTTAGCATTCTTTTTTAGCTAATAGAAAAATATCCATGTTCAAATTTCTGCTTTCCTATACGCATAGGCGCACAAGGAAGGCGCAAACAGCATTATATCAAAGTCAAAAAATTCTTTTTCTTATCAAGCAAACTCTAGTCTCTTTGGTCGCCTAAAGGCTCAAGCCGTGAGTATTCTTTATATATTTCAACTACCCCCTTTTCTTTCTTTGTCATACTATCATTGGACAGGTCATAAATTTAATTAGGTGGACATCCTGTTAACATGACAGAAATGATGGAAAAGGGGTGTTGTTCTTTGAGGGACAGAAGAAAAGAGATACGTAAACGAATTGAGAAACGAAAAAAATATAATCGTACATACTCAACGACAACAAAGATGAAAAATCAACAAGTTTATCCAGAATACCATGAACAGCATGATTTTGCTTGGTATTCAACAAGTGATGGAATGAAAAACGAAGGACATCCATTATTTAACAAGGAAGCTTTTCTGTTCAAGATTTTAGTTTCCGCCTGTTTATTATTAGTAGTTGCCATTTCCTTTAAAAATGAAACGGAAAAATTTCAGCCCGTGCGCACAGCAGTTACTCAAGTAATGGAGAAGGAATTTCAGTTTGCAACGGTTGCTAATTGGTATGAAAAGAAATTTGGTAAACCTTTAGCACTTTTTCCTGAACAAGTACCGAAGAAGGAAGATGAACCGAGCAAATATGCGCTTCCAGCGAATGGAGTTATTTTAGAAAACTTTGAATCTGATAAACAAGGTGTTACCATTCAGACGTTAAAAGGGGCCTCCGTTGAGGCAATTCAAAGTGGTGTTGTAGAATTCGCTGGTGTCCATGAGGTTTATGGAAATACGGTCATTGTACAACATGCAGATCAAACACAAACATGGTATGGACAACTTGGTGGGATTAAAGTGAAATCCTATGATAAAGTTAAAGCAGGGGATGAAATTGGTTTTGTATCAACGGATGGGACTGGAACAACAGGAGAATTTTATTTTGCCATTAAACAAGACGAAAAATTTATCGACCCCGTACAGGTGATAAAATTTGAATAAGTGGTTTTATCTCCTAACCCACATTCATATTCATCCCTTATCTTGGCTCATTGTTGCAATTGCTATTATGACAGCGCAGTTTAAAGAATTACTCATCTTATTTTTTATTGTTTTAGTTCATGAGCTTGGCCATGCTGCGGCGGCTTCTTTTTTTTCATGGAGAATCAAGAATATTATTCTTTTGCCGTTCGGTGGGGTGCTCGAGACAGAAGAACATGGAAATCGTCCTATAAAAGAAGAATTTATTGTGACAATTAGTGGCCCCCTGCAACATAGTTGGATGATTATCCTTGCCTTTTTACTGAATAAATATGGAATGATTGACTCACAATTATATACAAATTTTGTCAAATATAATATAATGATTTTTCTATTTAATTGTTTACCGATTTTACCACTCGATGGAGGAAAGCTCATCTACTTATTTTTTTCCAAATATTATCCGTTTATGAAGGCATTACAACATTCCATTCTTTTTTCTATGATTTTTCTACTCGTATATTGTTTTGTTATCGTTATTATTTTTCCTTATCATTTAAATGGCTGGGTCATTGCCTTGTTTTTATTTATCTCGTTATATAAAGAATGGAAACATCGACCTTATACGTGGATGCGTTTTTTAATTGAACGGTATGTGAAAGAAGATCACAATCGTAAAGTGACTGAAATTTATGTCCGTAAAGAAGAAGAAATCAGTCAAGTGGTAGAAAAATTTAGGCGAGGATATGAGCATCAAATTTTTGTTATCGAACTTGGTAAAACATCCCCACCTATTCATGAAAGTAAAATTTTAAAATATTATTTTGAGAAAACTCCACATCAATTAAAGATTGGTGATTTGATTTATTAAGATACAAATATATAAAATAAATGTATGAAAAAGTTAAGAAGGATTGGAATATGAATCAATTACTTATTAATGTACGCGAGTCGGAAAAACGAATATTGTTAATAGAAAATCACGTTTTACAAAACCTATACATTGAACAACCGCAACAGGAATCGCTAATTGGAAATATCTATATTGGGATTGTAGAGAGAGTAGTACCAAGTATGGAAGCTGCTTTTGTTCATATAGGTAAAGGAAAGAAAGGTTATTTACATTTTTCACAAACCCCTGCTTTTATTAAAGATAAGTTTGAAGGAAATGTAGACAAGAGAAAGTCATACATCCACCAAGGTGAAAAGATTCTTGTTCAAATTGTAAAAGATGAAACAGATACAAAATATTATCGTTTAACAGGAAATATCGAATTTACGAGTGAATCTGTTATATTGATGCCATACGGTCATTATGTTGCTGTTTCAAAAAAGTTATCAGAATCCGCACGTCAACAGTTAAGAGATTGGGCAATGGATATGAAGAATGATTCAGAAGGATTTCTATTCCGAACTCAAGCAGGACAGTTAACGAAAGAAAGATTTTTAGATGCGATAGAAGCGTTAAGGGAGGAACATAAGCAATTATTATCATCAGTGGGACAAGTGAAAGCACCAGCCCTACTGAAGGAAAATAACAGTTTTTTGAAAGAGATTATAAATCTAAAGGAAAAGTTTCACCTAGATGAAGTGATTTGTGACGATTTGCGTCTTGTTAAACAGCTGAAAGAGGTATGGACGGATATTCACATTGAATATTATCATGAAAAAACGAATATTATTTCTCGCTATTCACTTAATAAAGAATTAGAAAAAGTACATAAAAAGGTTGTTTGGCTTGATAATGGCGCAAATATTGTGATTGAAGAGAACGAAGCATTTACAATTATTGATGTAAACTCGGCAAAAGCACCTGGGCAAAAGCGTAAAGATGAAACCATTCGAAAGACGAACATGTTAGCAGCAAAAGAAATAGCACGACAAGTTCGACTTCGGAATATCGGTGGAAATATTTTTATTGATTTTATAAATATGACAAAGGACCAAGATCGAGAGTCAATCATTCGTTTATTAAAAAAAGAATTTGAACGAGATCAAGAAAGAACGATTGTTTTTGGGTTTACCAATCTCGGGATTCTTGAAATGTCACGAAAACGTACAAAACCGAGCTTACAGCAAAAAATGATGGTCCATTGTCCAACATGCCAAGGAACTGGTTTTGTTGAGTCAAGTGCTACAGCCGCCTTCCAACTAGAAAGGGAACTATGGGGTTTTAAAGATCAAGATTATATGGAAGTAATCATTGAAGTGACTGAGGATGTTTTACAGTTTTTCACAGGAGAATATAAAGAGCATTTAATGAATTTGGAACGTACACTTGGATTTACAATTAAATTTCAAGTTTTTGACTTTCCAAAACCTCATTATCATATCAAACGTTTGATTAGCTGAAATCTATTAAATCTTTGAAACGAATTGACAGCTTTCTTATTATATGATAGTATTCATATGTTATTGTTTGTAGCACCCGTGCTACAACCGCTCGTATTAGGTCTAAAGTTTTGCTGATGCAAACACCGAGTTACGGCGAGTCTGAGTCTAAAGAGGAGGTGCAGAAATGTACGCGATTATTGAAACAGGTGGAAAACAACTTAAAGTTGAAGAAGGTCAAACAATTTACGTTGAAAAATTAAACGCAGCTGACGGTGAAACAGTTACTTTTGATAAAGTATTGTTCGTTGGTGGCGAAAACACAAAAGTTGGTGCTCCTTTTGTCGACGGTGCTACTGTTACTGGTAAAGTAGAAAAACACGGTCGTCAAAAGAAAATCATCGTTTTCAAATACAAAGCTAAGAAAAACTATCGTAAAAAGCAAGGTCATCGTCAACCTTATACAAAAGTTACGATTGAAAAAATTCAAGGCTAAGGCGACAAAACATGATAAAAGTCACCATCAAACAAACATCCGATCAAAAAATTGCTGCCTTCACTGTTGAGGGACATGCAAACTTTGATAAATACGGATCTGATATTGTTTGTGCTGGTGTTTCTGCGGTAACGTTTGGTTCACTTAATGCAGTGGAAGCTCTCACTCATGTTGTTCCAGAGATTGAACAAGGCGGTGAAGGAGGCTATCTTCATTGGCAAGTTCCAAATCGCCTACCGGAAGAAACGGAAGATAAAGTTCAACTACTCCTTCAAGGGATGGTTGTGTCCTTACAAACAATTGAGCAAAGTTATAGTGATTATATAAAAATTACCTTCAAAAAATAGGAGGTGGAATAAATGCTAAGATTAGATCTTCAATTTTTCGCGTCTAAAAAAGGGGTAGGTTCTACAAAGAACGGTCGTGACTCAATCGCGAAACGCCTAGGTGCAAAACGTGCTGATGGTCAATTCGTTACTGGTGGTTCTATCCTTTATCGTCAACGTGGAACAAAAATTTATCCAGGTGAAAATGTAGGTCGCGGTGGCGATGATACATTATTTGCTAAAGTTGACGGTGTTGTACGTTTCGAACGTATGGGTCGTGACAAGAAAAAAGTTAGTGTTTACCCAGTAGCACAAGAAGCTTAATGGATTCCCAATACACGTATAATAGGGTCAGATTTCCACATATTTGTGGGTCTGACCTTTTATTTTGCCATTGTTTCTTCATTCACGCAAACAATTGGTTTATGTTATACTAATACTCAGTTGTATGAACCTGTAGTGAATGAGGTGGAAAGCATGAAGGAATGGAATTTGGTTGAAATCATGCGTCATGTCCGTCATGATTGGCTTAATCGATTACAATTAATTAAAGGATATACCGCTCTCGGAAATAGCGAGAAGGTGAATGAAATTATTAATCAAATTATTCATTATGCTGAACAAGAAACAAAATTATCCAATCTTTCACTAAATAAACTTGCAACATTATTAATGACTTTTAATTGGGAGCCCCATACGTACGAACTTCATTATGAGGTGGAAGGCAATAAGAGCTTATCATCTGTTGATGATGAAAAAATAACAAAGTGGCTTTTTAAATTTTTCCAAATCATTGATAAATCTGCACAAGTAAATATGGAAAATGAACTACATATAAAAATATCTGTTGACGGTGAAGAA
Proteins encoded:
- the mreC gene encoding rod shape-determining protein MreC gives rise to the protein MPHFFTNKKLIILLGGIIILVALIGFSLRDRNLSWPEQFVKDTAGFAQIIFAKPAHLASDFVENVRDLQQTYKENKVLKERLDEYAQIKVKADRLEKENEELKAIIKKDKDLATFKSYHASVIARNPDRWDESLIIDKGEVQGIQKNMAVITAEGMIGKVKSVGKITSTVQLLSTVDRTNRIHVAIQLPGDHDVYGLIEGFDVKTQRLIVQQIPSEEKIKKGMEVTTSGLANVFPKGLYIGKIEKVEPDQYGLTQTAYIKPAANFYNIENVIVVEGEMAAMGEKVEEK
- the mreD gene encoding rod shape-determining protein MreD is translated as MKKQWWIPIFVVTFFCLESLFANFFPSKLFSNYWIIVPRFLFLYLIFMTVYYDSKKGIIYGAIIGLVMDIVFTGILGIYLLWYPVVIYLVSKLMKFWHSNLFIMAIVSLLAIILTEFGIYGIFSLLQIATIPVKYFTNHRLIPTLILNFIFYLFFSYSMKNYFLQLRKLKEEEGMFQS
- a CDS encoding Maf family protein — its product is MARLILASSSPRRRDILKQLVTSFEIISSNVDESVDKNLPPEEIVMNLAKRKASSVANNQQDAFIIGADTIVVFKNQILGKPADYDEAKQMLTTLSGNTHSVYTGTCIINGNDKRVFYEKADVTFWELTEEEIDRYIRTGEPLDKAGSYGIQGYGATLVKSIHGDFYAVVGLPIAKLYHTLKEMKFPFKKL
- the radC gene encoding RadC family protein, with protein sequence MIKDFPKEERPRERFINQGPSSLSNQELLAIILRTGTRKESVLQLSQRILSEFQGFRMLMDATLEELTKIKGVGEAKAIQLLAAFELGKRIANLKKEDRYVIRSPEDGANYVMEEMRFLTQEHFVCLFLNTKNEVIHKQTIFIGSLNASIVHPRELFKEAFRRSAASMICLHNHPSGNPTPSREDIEVTKRLVECGKILGVEVLDHIIIGDKRYVSLKEKGYL
- the minD gene encoding septum site-determining protein MinD; translation: MGEAIVITSGKGGVGKTTSSANIGTALALQGKKVCLVDTDIGLRNLDVVMGLENRIIYDLVDVALGKCKLHQALVKDKRFEENLYLLPAAQSSDKTAVTPEQMKTLVNDLKNEFDYVIIDCPAGIEQGFQNAVAGADRAIVVTTPEVSAVRDADRIIGLLEKEPIEPPRLVINRIRTNMVKRGDMLDVDEVTNILAVELIGIVADDEEVIKASNIGEPIAMNPNSKASIAYRNIARRILGESVPLQQLEDNEKGMFTRLKKFFGARA
- a CDS encoding rod shape-determining protein; its protein translation is MFGFGSKDLGIDLGTANTLVYIRGKGVVLREPSVVAFQTDTKQIVAVGNDAKNMIGRTPGNVVALRPMKDGVIADYETTAKMMKHFINQAMKSKGGFGRKPYVMVCVPSGITAVEERAIIDATRQAGARDAYTIEEPFAAAIGADLPVWEPTGSMVVDIGGGTTEVAIISLGGIVTSQSIRIAGDEMDDSIITYIRKHYNLMIGDRTAETIKMEIGSAGLPEGIDNMEIRGRDLLTGLPKTIEVTSEEIAEALKDTVFAIVEAVKNTLEKTPPELAADIMDRGIVLTGGGALLRNLDRVISNETNMPVLIAENPLDCVAIGTGKALEHIDIFKNKAKV
- a CDS encoding M50 family metallopeptidase; the protein is MNKWFYLLTHIHIHPLSWLIVAIAIMTAQFKELLILFFIVLVHELGHAAAASFFSWRIKNIILLPFGGVLETEEHGNRPIKEEFIVTISGPLQHSWMIILAFLLNKYGMIDSQLYTNFVKYNIMIFLFNCLPILPLDGGKLIYLFFSKYYPFMKALQHSILFSMIFLLVYCFVIVIIFPYHLNGWVIALFLFISLYKEWKHRPYTWMRFLIERYVKEDHNRKVTEIYVRKEEEISQVVEKFRRGYEHQIFVIELGKTSPPIHESKILKYYFEKTPHQLKIGDLIY
- the minC gene encoding septum site-determining protein MinC, giving the protein MIKTQNVTIKGTKDGLLLRLDDACSFSDLLKEIEEKLFPHAKLIDDSHEVSVRIHTGNRLLTEEQENIIRKLISPDKNLLIASIESNVILKEEVHQIKSEMGITVVSKIIRSGQILNITGDLLLIGDVNPGAKVIASGNIFIMGQLKGIAHAGATGNEDAVICAAVMRPSQLRIADYFWRSEDQDSYGNQSECAYINEENQLIIDRIIVLRKIRPILNRFVEGGYYHG
- a CDS encoding M23 family metallopeptidase: MRDRRKEIRKRIEKRKKYNRTYSTTTKMKNQQVYPEYHEQHDFAWYSTSDGMKNEGHPLFNKEAFLFKILVSACLLLVVAISFKNETEKFQPVRTAVTQVMEKEFQFATVANWYEKKFGKPLALFPEQVPKKEDEPSKYALPANGVILENFESDKQGVTIQTLKGASVEAIQSGVVEFAGVHEVYGNTVIVQHADQTQTWYGQLGGIKVKSYDKVKAGDEIGFVSTDGTGTTGEFYFAIKQDEKFIDPVQVIKFE